A genomic region of Sideroxydans sp. CL21 contains the following coding sequences:
- the prfB gene encoding peptide chain release factor 2 (programmed frameshift): MEAEQLNALTNKIQDLRTRNVELRRYLDYDGKQERLAEVAVLAEDPAIWNDAKRAQELGRERKSLEDVVFGLTQIGQNLEDAAELFEMAQAENDDDSLLSIATDVADVEKRVAALEFRRMFSNPADPNNCFIDIQAGAGGTEACDWASMLLRQYLRYCERKGFKTEILEQTDGDVAGIRSASLKVEGEYAYGHLRTETGVHRLVRKSPFDSSGGRHTSFASLFVSPEVDDSIEVDINPADLRIDTFRASGAGGQHINKTDSAIRITHIPTNTVVQCQSDRSQHRNKAEAMSMLKSRLYELELRKRQAESDKLEATKTDVGWGHQIRSYVLDQSRIKDLRTNVEISNTQKVLDGDLDPFIEASLKQGV, encoded by the exons ATGGAAGCCGAACAACTCAACGCCCTGACGAATAAAATCCAAGACTTGCGTACCCGCAACGTCGAACTTCGGAGGTATCTT GACTACGACGGCAAACAGGAACGTTTAGCTGAAGTCGCCGTACTCGCAGAAGACCCCGCCATCTGGAACGACGCGAAACGCGCTCAGGAATTGGGCCGCGAACGCAAGTCGCTGGAAGACGTGGTGTTCGGCCTGACCCAGATCGGCCAGAACCTCGAGGATGCGGCCGAACTGTTCGAAATGGCACAGGCCGAGAATGACGATGACAGCCTGTTGAGCATTGCCACCGATGTGGCAGATGTCGAGAAGCGCGTTGCCGCGCTCGAATTCCGCCGCATGTTTTCCAACCCGGCAGACCCGAACAACTGCTTCATCGACATCCAGGCCGGAGCCGGCGGCACCGAAGCCTGCGACTGGGCCTCGATGCTGTTGCGCCAATACCTCAGATATTGCGAACGCAAGGGTTTCAAGACCGAGATATTGGAACAGACCGACGGCGATGTCGCCGGTATCCGCAGCGCCTCGCTCAAAGTCGAGGGGGAATACGCTTATGGCCACCTGCGCACCGAAACCGGCGTGCACCGCCTGGTACGCAAGTCGCCTTTCGATTCCTCGGGCGGCCGCCACACCTCCTTCGCCAGCCTGTTTGTTTCCCCCGAAGTGGATGATTCCATCGAAGTGGACATCAACCCTGCCGATTTGCGCATCGACACCTTCCGCGCGTCCGGCGCGGGTGGTCAGCACATCAACAAGACCGACTCAGCCATCCGCATCACCCACATCCCGACCAACACCGTTGTGCAATGTCAAAGCGACCGTTCGCAGCACCGCAACAAGGCCGAGGCGATGTCCATGCTGAAGTCGCGCCTGTACGAACTTGAGTTGCGCAAGCGCCAGGCCGAATCCGACAAGCTGGAAGCAACCAAGACCGACGTGGGCTGGGGCCACCAGATCCGCTCCTACGTGCTCGACCAGTCCCGCATCAAGGACCTGCGCACCAACGTCGAAATCTCCAACACGCAAAAGGTGCTCGACGGCGATCTCGATCCCTTCATCGAGGCCAGCCTGAAGCAAGGCGTTTAA